A stretch of Coccidioides posadasii str. Silveira chromosome 2, complete sequence DNA encodes these proteins:
- the ATG11 gene encoding oligomeric, coiled-coil, peripheral membrane protein (EggNog:ENOG410PJTE~COG:U~BUSCO:570at33183), translated as MPIRHRHLCAAHPQHSSKHSGVAWSVVDIPSVEIMPLHIYIAHTGEQLFADPVSFASPDALRAWISRNTSIPPQRQILMTARGKNVKLQSLATENEIYVYDRQFVSEQGAGGLPELPSPEPFHPENPPDTLANQNSLQAWKNLYMARRTWALDLTTKCTQIAKSIDLNNERTGVIYQSVGVALENLKSHVGNLEQKLQEAQTWANDLLKEQQLALGGWQRILVDLETIPAKKQFPFLRRSSTTKKAADGVNGTLSDYVDAEQTTRAASQVSTLSTKFSRRMDEIEKAVGDVAYQTGTLIQDAQPPPMENSSGLLEEIETISKKISSDYEHVLGLPSTAKTLSSISRMALNHTEDLLPSMVEISLEMQNGLIQAVRNRNLAMKMSVRQMQRISAIESRLASVQAEIANLDIDGDSFDVLCMVFHIPVVYGSVLIEAVRRREWSEKMKIDSSTLAEELAIFRDEEQRRRKKWIKSMGDFVAVTEDGTPGVEVNLQNGKGPEWPQVSRADIESYLQDIKGKDGMELTVQELTQLYKELDAPTRQQRRRAKAFKHGSVIDMGRSSLLMRGDEMVRSLREEKIKLEEKLKGSESRVRRLEDLLHRSSQLSRPASGHFATDVPMSPASPHPDPVSRRSSISSRRMSSNHPPEDKTLAQRIMGLEAELATERENIAKLQREAHEERQSTVDKMEEVQSTKKDLMHNLESKQREFESERKFLESEANKLKIRLEEMEEELDRAMDSRDQEKHEAEEKIEQLQSKLDKALVAVEEAERLRTQIQNQHSESSKFDAEKKELLDRIEKMDKVQEDHIGLLRAVHLQLSPSGAPPTDFPQLVKAIDVLSEGLAIHARGSDKKAADLAEENQVLLEKVSQIESEVERLNQKLESEKLAKKRALELLDHEKLSHQGVQSELKEERKRLRTLESKLAAGETRTEVLKERIAEEEKKVSTLIEKLANVDSKTYVFEEERLEWKRNLEKLEETERNYKSYLSAKSVWASDISKRLSAHIELMAKMLQQLGFTIVFQNEEMTIQRTSKVTGSSILADSVVSSSGFLPSIEIPQLLLWAHSANREEESSKYNAFMAAIDKFDLDTFAETIVKRVKDIETVARKWQKEARSSREKYHRAQNDAHEKIAYRSFKEGDLALFLPTRNQAIRSWAAFNVGAPHYFLREQDVHRLHTRDWLLARISKIEERVVDLSKTMNGINQDKRSIDASDGASIEDDNPFELSDGLRWYLLEASEEKPHAPSTPGLGKSTVASAHVDAKGSIRLRGASNGGGATKTLARSLDSRRNSFASKKGAPVTTLPRGESSGGDNVVPAEGDLGDQARREEAPIFDEGLGRQGKDTNSGPPGAAIRNDDMSRSSPLPSPRTPSGTRSFKPRPWERLFSLEYRSDSPGKR; from the exons ATGCCAATCCGTCACCGGCATCTGTGTGCTGCCCATCCCCAGCACTCTTCCAAACACTCGGGCGTGGCATGGTCTGTCGTGGACATCCCATCCGTGGAAATAATGCCATTGCACATCTATATAGCTCACACCGGCGAGCAGCTCTTCGCTGATCCGGTATCATTTGCCTC TCCGGACGCCTTGCGAGCATGGATATCTCGAAATACGTCCATTCCGCCCCAAAGGCAGATCCTAATGACTGCCCGCGGCAAAAACGTGAAGCTCCAAAGTCTCGCCACGGAA AATGAAATATATGTATATGATAGACAATTTGTGAGCGAACAAGGCGCCGGTGGACTTCCAGAGCTACCGTCCCCCGAACCATTCCATCCCGAAAATCCTCCCGATACTCTCGCGAACCAGAACAGTCTACAAGCATGGAAGAACCTCTACATGGCGCGTAGGACATGGGCCTTGGACCTCACCACAAAATGCACCCAAATTGCCAAATCCATCGATTTGAATAATGAGAGAACCGGTGTCATCTATCAGAGTGTTGGCGTGGCTTTAGAGAACTTGAAGTCTCACGTCGGCAACCTTGAACAGAAGCTTCAAGAGGCACAGACTTGGGCGAACGATCTTTTAAAGGAACAGCAACTTGCATTGGGCGGCTGGCAACGCATCCTCGTTGATCTCGAAACTATCCCGGCCAAAAAACAGTTTCCATTCTTACGGAGGTCGTCAACTACTAAGAAAGCAGCGGATGGCGTGAATGGGACGTTAAGCGATTATGTTGATGCGGAGCAAACGACGCGCGCGGCATCCCAGGTTTCGACACTCTCGACGAAGTTCTCCCGTCGCATGGATGAAATTGAAAAGGCGGTGGGAGATGTGGCTTACCAAACTGGGACCTTAATACAAGACGCCCAGCCCCCTCCGATGGAGAATTCTAGTGGCCTCTTGGAAGAAATCGAAACCATCTCTAAGAAGATTAGTTCCGATTACGAGCACGTCCTTGGCCTCCCTAGCACTGCGAAGACGCTTTCGAGCATATCCCGAATGGCGCTAAACCATACCGAAGACCTTTTACCATCCATGGTAGAAATATCCCTAGAAATGCAGAACGGCTTAATTCAAGCAGTGAGAAACCGAAATCTTGCCATGAAGATGTCGGTGCGGCAAATGCAAAGGATATCTGCTATAGAGTCACGCCTTGCAAGCGTACAAGCCGAAATAGCAAATTTGGATATTGATGGAGATTCTTTTGATGTCCTTTGCATGGTATTCCATATCCCTGTTGTTTACGGGTCTGTCCTTATTGAAGCGGTACGGCGCCGTGAATGGTCTGAGAAGATGAAAATAGACTCATCGACCTTGGCCGAGGAACTAGCGATCTTTCGAGATGAAGAACAGCGTCGAAGGAAGAAGTGGATAAAGAGTATGGGAGACTTCGTTGCTGTTACAGAAGACGGAACGCCTGGGGTAGAAGTCAACTTGCAGAACGGAAAGGGCCCTGAGTGGCCCCAGGTGTCTCGCGCCGATATAGAATCGTACCTCCAGGATATCAAAGGAAAGGACGGAATGGAGCTCACGGTCCAAGAATTGACACAACTTTACAAAGAGTTGGATGCGCCTACAAGACAACAGAGACGAAGGGCAAAGGCCTTCAAGCATGGCAGTGTCATCGATATGGGTCGCAGCTCCCTCCTAATGCGCGGGGACGAGATGGTACGTAGCCTGAGGGAAGAGAAGATCAAGCTTGAGGAAAAGCTGAAAGGATCTGAAAGCCGTGTTCGAAGGCTTGAGGACCTTCTTCACCGCTCAAGTCAACTGAGTCGGCCTGCCAGCGGGCACTTTGCAACAGATGTACCCATGTCTCCAGCGTCACCACATCCAGATCCCGTATCAAGAAGATCCTCCATATCTTCACGACGGATGTCGTCTAACCACCCACCAGAAGACAAGACCCTAGCCCAACGAATTATGGGATTGGAAGCCGAGTTGGCTACAGAACGGGAAAACATTGCTAAGCTTCAGCGCGAGGCTCACGAGGAACGTCAGTCCACCGTTGACAAGATGGAAGAAGTGCAGTCCACAAAGAAAGACCTAATGCACAACCTAGAATCCAAGCAACGGGAGTTCGAGAGTGAGCGCAAGTTCCTTGAGTCAGAAGCAAATAAGCTGAAAATCAGACTTGAAGAGATGGAGGAGGAGCTTGACAGGGCAATGGACAGCCGGGATCAGGAAAAGCACGAAGCTGAAGAGAAGATCGAGCAGCTCCAATCGAAGCTAGATAAGGCTCTGGTAGCCGTTGAAGAAGCGGAGAGGCTTCGAACACAGATCCAGAATCAACACTCCGAATCATCGAAATTTGACGCTGAAAAGAAGGAGCTATTAGATCGCATCGAAAAGATGGATAAGGTCCAGGAAGACCACATCGGTCTGTTGCGGGCTGTCCATCTTCAACTTTCTCCCAGCGGAGCTCCTCCGACAGACTTTCCCCAACTTGTCAAGGCAATTGATGTTCTTTCGGAGGGTCTTGCTATACATGCCAGGGGCTCAGATAAGAAAGCAGCGGACCTcgctgaagaaaatcaagtGCTATTAGAGAAAGTGTCCCAGATTGAATCTGAGGTTGAAAGGCTCAATCAAAAACTTGAGTCAGAAAAGTTGGCAAAGAAACGTGCGCTGGAACTGTTAGATCACGAGAAACTGAGTCACCAAGGAGTTCAATCTGAGCTGAAGGAAGAGCGTAAACGGCTGAGAACACTGGAGTCCAAACTGGCGGCCGGAGAGACTCGGACGGAGGTATTAAAAGAACGGATTGCtgaagaggagaagaaagttTCTACACTTATAGAAAAACTTGCCAATGTCGACTCAAAGACCTATGTTTTTGAAGAGGAACGGTTGGAATGGAAGCGCAACCTGGAGAAGCTCGAAGAAACGGAAAGAAATTATAAGTCGTATCTTTCGGCGAAGAGCGTGTGGGCCAGCGATATCTCCAAGAGACTCTCTGCTCATATTGAGTTGATGGCGAAGATGCTCCAGCAATTAGGCTTTACGATTGTTTTTCAGAATGAAGAGATGACGATCCAGCGAACATCGAAGGTGACTGGAAGCTCTATTCTTGCGGACAGCGTCGTGTCATCTTCTGGGTTCCTACCGTCGATTGAAATTCCGCAGCTTTTATTGTGGGCTCACTCTGCCAATAGGGAAGAAGAATCGTCAAAGTATAATGCATTTATGGCAGCCATCGACAAATTCGATCTCGACACCTTCGCTGAGACTATTGTCAAACGTGTCAAGGATATCGAGACCGTTGCTCGAAAATGGCAAAAGGAGGCCCGCTCTTCGCGCGAAAAATACCACCGTGCGCAAAATGATGCTCATGAAAAAATAGCATATCGTTCATTTAAAGAAGGCGACCTGGCTTTGTTTTTGCCAACGCGCAACCAGGCAATCAGGTCGTGGGCTGCCTTTAATGTTGGCGCTCCACACTACTTTCTTAGGGAGCAAGATGTGCATAGATTACACACTCGTGACTGGCTTCTTGCACGAATTTCGAAAATTGAAGAGAGGGTTGTCGACCTCTCGAAAACTATGAATGGTATCAATCAGGACAAGCGTTCCATTGACGCAAGCGATGGTGCATCCATCGAAGACGACAATCCATTCGAGCTGTCCGATGGTCTACGATGGTATTTGCTCGAGGCATCCGAAGAAAAGCCCCATGCTCCTAGTACACCAGGACTTGGGAAGAGTACTGTTGCATCGGCACACGTCGATGCAAAGGGAAGTATTCGCCTGAGGGGTGCTTCCAATGGAGGTGGAGCAACCAAAACCCTAGCAAGGAGTCTGGATAGTCGAAGAAATAGTTTCGCTTCTAAGAAAGGCGCTCCTGTCACAACTTTACCACGTGGAGAATCATCAGGCGGTGATAATGTGGTGCCTGCGGAAGGAGATCTGGGTGATCAAGCTCGCAGGGAGGAAGCACCCATTTTTGATGAG GGCTTGGGACGCCAGGGGAAAGATACGAATTCTGGCCCTCCGGGAGCCGCCATTCGAAACGATGATATGTCGAGAAGCAGCCCATTGCCCTCTCCACGCACTCCATCCGGTACGCGGTCATTTAAACCGCGTCCATGGGAGAGATTGTTCTCCCTGGAATATCGGTCTGATAGTCCGGGAAAGCGGTAA